One genomic window of Syngnathoides biaculeatus isolate LvHL_M chromosome 13, ASM1980259v1, whole genome shotgun sequence includes the following:
- the LOC133510843 gene encoding phosphoglucomutase-1-like translates to MDDRPLRVLTVATSPYCDQRPGPDGLRRKVRVFQSRRNYLHNFIQSIFSSVDLRDRQGSTVVVGGDGRFFNQTAIEVIVQMAAANGVGRVVVGHRGLMSAPACSCVIRKFKAVGGIVLAAAHEPAGPDGDLGIKFNTANGGPAADAVTDKIYQISRTIEEFAICPGLRLDLTTLGKQTFDLENKFKPFTVDIVDGVESYANLMRNIFDFAALKELLSGENRITVRLDAMHGVLGPCVKRILCDELGCPANSAVNCLPTEDFGGRHRDPDPIYAADPLDSMRDGDYDFGAALDGDGDQNVILGKHGVSVTPSDSVAVIADNIFCIPYFRHRGVRGFARSMPTSAALDRVAKATKIELHETPAGWKFFGKLMDAGRLSLCGDESFGTSGEHIREKDALWAALAWLSILATTGQSVQDLLQNHWLKYGRNYFSRYDYENIDIDTACEMMEELEITIAQKSFVRQRFAVDDKIYQVEKADNFEYTDPVDGSIARNQGLRIIFSGGSRIVFRLNGSSGAGATVRIYLETFEKEDIFQETQVVLAPLATIALKISQLHRRTGRTGPSVIT, encoded by the exons ATGGACGACCGACCTTTGCGGGTGTTGACCGTGGCCACGTCCCCTTACTGCGACCAGAGGCCCGGTCCGGACGGTCTGAGAAGAAAGGTCCGTGTCTTCCAGTCCAGGAGGAACTATCTGCACAACTTCATCCAGAGTATCTTCTCGTCCGTCGACCTGCGTGACCGGCAGGGTTCCAccgtggtggtggggggagacGGACGCTTCTTCAACCAAACGGCCATCGAGGTCATCGTGCAGATGGCGGCCGCCAACGGG GTGGGCCGCGTCGTCGTTGGCCATCGCGGGCTAATGTCCGCGCCGGCCTGCTCCTGCGTGATCAGGAAATTCAAAGCCGTCGGCGGCATCGTCCTCGCTGCCGCCCACGAGCCGGCAGGACCCGACGGAGACCTCGGCATCAAGTTCAACACCGCAAATGGAG GACCGGCCGCCGATGCTGTCACGGACAAAATCTACCAGATCAGCAGAACCATTGAAGAGTTTGCCATCTGCCCTGGACTCAGACTGGATCTGACAACTCTGGGCAAGCAGACCTTCGATCTGGAGAACAAGTTCAAACCTTTCACAg TGGACATTGTGGACGGGGTGGAGTCCTACGCCAACTTGATGAGGAACATCTTTGACTTTGCTGCCCTGAAGGAGCTCCTGTCCGGCGAGAACCGCATCACGGTACGACTGGACGCCATGCACGGAG TGCTCGGCCCATGCGTGAAGCGAATACTGTGCGACGAGTTGGGCTGTCCCGCCAATTCCGCCGTTAATTGTCTTCCAACGGAGGACTTTGGAGGTCGACATCGCGACCCCGACCCCATCTACGCCGCAGACCCGCTCGACAGCATGAGGGACGGCGACTACGACTTTGGTGCAGCGTTGGATGGGGACGGG GATCAGAACGTGATCCTCGGGAAGCACGGCGTGTCGGTCACCCCGTCTGACTCCGTGGCCGTGATCGCCGACAACATCTTCTGCATCCCGTACTTTCGGCACAGAGGGGTGAGGGGCTTCGCCCGCAGCATGCCCACAAGTGCGGCCCTGGACAG AGTAGCCAAGGCAACAAAAATCGAGCTGCACGAAACTCCCGCTGGATGGAAGTTCTTTGGAAAGTTAATGGACGCGGGACGACTGTCGTTATGCGGAGATGAAAGCTTCGGAACAA GTGGGGAGCACATTCGCGAGAAGGACGCGCTTTGGGCTGCACTGGCGTGGCTCTCCATCCTGGCCACCACGGGGCAAAGCGTGCAGGACCTGCTCCAGAACCACTGGCTGAAATATGGGAGAAACTACTTCAGCAG ATATGACTACGAGAACATCGACATCGACACAGCCTGCGAAATGATGGAGGAGCTGGAGATCACGATCGCACAAAAGTCCTTCGTCAGGCAACGATTTGCAGTGGACGACAAAATCTACCAAGTGGAAAAAGCCGACAATTTTGAATACACCGACCCAGTGGACGGCAGCATCGCCCGGAACCAG GGCCTGCGGATAATCTTCTCAGGCGGATCTCGAATCGTCTTCAGACTCAACGGCTCGAGCGGCGCCGGGGCCACGGTTCGGATCTACCTGGAAACCTTTGAGAAGGAGGACATTTTTCAAGAAACTCAG GTGGTGCTGGCACCGCTAGCTACCATCGCCCTGAAGATTTCGCAGCTTCATCGCAGGACGGGTCGAACCGGACCCTCAGTCATCACCTGA
- the LOC133511426 gene encoding leptin receptor gene-related protein → MAGIKALVGLSFSGAIGLTFLLLGCAIEQYGVYWPLFVLIFYVLSPLPVFISRRLGDDTDSSSNACRELSMFLTTGIVVSAFGLPVVLARNSTIQWGACGLVMTGNVVIFLTIMGFFVVFGGGDDFSWEQW, encoded by the exons ATGGCTGGCATCAAAG CTCTGGTCGGCTTGTCTTTTAGCGGCGCCATCGGGCTGACTTTTCTGCTTCTGGGTTGTGCGATCGAACAATATGG AGTTTACTGGCCGCTGTTTGTGCTGATTTTTTACGTCTTGAGTCCGCTCCCGGTCTTCATCTCCAGACGTCTCGGCGATGACACGGACTCGTCCAGCAACGCGTGCAGAGAACTTTCCATGTTCCTAACCACCGGAATCGTGGTGTCGGCTTTTGGTCTCCCCGTCGTCCTCGCACGCAACAGCACG ATCCAGTGGGGCGCCTGCGGTCTGGTGATGACGGGAAACGTGGTCATCTTCCTCACGATCATGGGCTTTTTTGTGGTcttcggcggcggcgacgacttCAGTTGGGAGCAGTGGTAA